One part of the Leptolyngbya sp. FACHB-261 genome encodes these proteins:
- a CDS encoding glycosyltransferase family 39 protein, whose protein sequence is MKLSVGSWAQSSDSERSVDRKLIVGIFLLSFALNVIAIQVPINPDEGTWVGNGILFIKRLFEGDFAKTFLLQHPGVTNMWLHGSSIGVYCWLQQWFAAVPVDQSPSLLACGQIDNGTHAFPLSFYTAVRIAQAIVTSGCLVALYLLARGLLGRPVALIGTGLLVLEPLFLSYQRLTVTDALQIDLSTVALFLLLLYLRGNRSGGTDRRLLLGSGVLMGLAAISKVPALFALPAVVAWVVLIELGAWRQSFAQRGWLHQAIDLALWGAALLVAILVAWPAAWADPLWTLQRMYGGLRAESGRGSLFFLGQLTQSPGPLFYPLVLAYRLSPVTQIGLLACLVTVLVPRWRRRLSHVPELAALGLLALFILLVISATASKIDRYVLPAFPPLACLAAVGWQQIALGLTSLWQRRNREGTSRGSVFQGPLAVLALLLVQLAVLVPHYPYYLTYFNPLLGGIRTAQNLLMVGQGEGLDVAANWLNQQPQAKEMTVASWYLPSFAPFFHGTSVSVDKQDSTDAPAWTQAQRVVLYVNQFQRQLPSPKMLGYFAAQSPLHTVRLHGVDYAQIYPGPVPLSDELAKLSIPSTAKFGNAVSLLGYEVSNPQVQAGQKWGISLYWQVLDTLPSEANLSLGLRTGSDQVIQEDKTGLVGGYLPTQQLSKGTVVRDVHWLIVPPETAIGPYQIAVEWVSPKQPLKVEGAIHPHSETRALVGTVEVIRS, encoded by the coding sequence ATGAAGCTATCTGTGGGTTCCTGGGCACAAAGCAGCGATTCTGAACGCAGTGTCGACCGCAAGCTGATTGTCGGAATTTTCTTACTCTCATTTGCGCTAAACGTGATTGCCATTCAGGTGCCCATTAACCCCGATGAGGGCACTTGGGTTGGCAACGGCATTCTCTTCATCAAACGGCTATTTGAAGGGGATTTTGCCAAAACCTTTCTACTGCAACACCCTGGTGTCACCAACATGTGGCTCCATGGCAGCAGCATCGGTGTGTATTGCTGGTTACAGCAGTGGTTTGCAGCTGTACCTGTAGATCAGTCGCCATCACTTTTAGCTTGTGGTCAGATCGACAATGGCACTCACGCTTTCCCCTTAAGCTTCTACACGGCAGTCCGCATAGCGCAAGCAATTGTAACCTCGGGTTGTTTGGTTGCCCTATACCTGTTAGCGCGAGGGCTATTAGGACGGCCTGTGGCCTTAATAGGTACAGGGTTGCTGGTGCTAGAGCCCCTGTTTCTTAGCTATCAGAGATTGACTGTCACTGACGCTTTGCAGATCGACCTCAGCACGGTGGCACTATTCCTGCTACTGCTCTACTTGCGGGGCAATCGCAGTGGTGGAACTGATCGTCGTCTGTTGCTCGGATCAGGCGTACTGATGGGCTTAGCCGCAATCAGCAAAGTACCGGCCCTATTCGCCCTACCCGCCGTCGTGGCCTGGGTCGTGCTGATCGAACTAGGAGCTTGGCGCCAAAGCTTTGCCCAGCGAGGCTGGCTGCATCAGGCTATTGATTTAGCTCTCTGGGGAGCCGCGCTGCTAGTAGCCATCTTGGTAGCTTGGCCAGCAGCCTGGGCTGATCCTCTCTGGACCCTGCAACGCATGTATGGTGGCCTACGAGCAGAGTCAGGCCGAGGCTCTCTGTTCTTTTTAGGACAGCTGACCCAATCCCCAGGGCCGCTATTTTACCCGCTGGTGCTGGCTTACCGGCTTTCACCCGTGACCCAAATTGGGCTGTTGGCCTGCTTGGTTACAGTGCTCGTACCTCGCTGGCGACGTCGTTTGAGCCATGTTCCTGAACTGGCCGCCTTAGGGTTACTAGCTCTGTTCATTCTGCTTGTAATCTCAGCGACGGCCAGCAAAATCGACCGCTACGTGCTGCCTGCCTTCCCCCCCCTGGCTTGCCTGGCGGCAGTGGGATGGCAGCAGATCGCATTGGGTTTAACGTCTCTCTGGCAGCGTCGCAATCGCGAGGGCACCAGTCGTGGCTCAGTCTTCCAGGGTCCTCTGGCTGTGTTGGCCCTGCTACTGGTGCAGTTGGCCGTGCTGGTGCCCCATTACCCTTACTATTTGACTTACTTCAATCCACTACTGGGCGGTATTCGAACTGCGCAAAACTTGCTGATGGTGGGTCAGGGTGAGGGCTTAGATGTAGCAGCAAATTGGCTCAACCAGCAGCCTCAGGCAAAAGAAATGACGGTTGCCAGCTGGTACCTACCCTCGTTCGCGCCTTTTTTCCACGGCACCAGTGTCTCGGTCGACAAGCAAGATAGCACTGACGCCCCGGCTTGGACTCAGGCCCAGCGGGTGGTGCTCTATGTCAACCAGTTTCAGCGGCAATTGCCTAGTCCCAAAATGCTCGGTTATTTTGCAGCCCAATCACCCCTACACACAGTCCGGCTGCATGGTGTGGACTACGCTCAAATTTATCCAGGGCCTGTGCCTCTGTCTGATGAACTTGCCAAACTGTCGATTCCCTCAACTGCCAAGTTTGGCAATGCAGTTAGCCTCTTAGGCTATGAGGTGAGCAACCCTCAGGTTCAAGCAGGCCAAAAGTGGGGGATCAGCCTTTACTGGCAAGTTCTGGATACGCTGCCTTCGGAGGCTAACCTTTCATTGGGTTTACGGACAGGCTCAGACCAGGTCATTCAGGAAGACAAGACTGGTTTAGTGGGTGGTTACTTACCCACACAGCAGTTGTCCAAGGGCACGGTCGTGCGCGATGTTCATTGGCTAATCGTGCCACCGGAAACAGCCATCGGCCCTTACCAAATTGCCGTGGAGTGGGTTTCGCCTAAACAACCTCTAAAAGTGGAAGGTGCGATCCATCCCCACTCAGAAACGCGGGCATTGGTTGGCACGGTAGAGGTCATCCGGAGTTGA
- a CDS encoding glycosyltransferase family 39 protein gives MTSPRQQTRPEIWLLVGIFLGSLLLRVLASQVPINVDEVKWMHRGLGFLGELVDRNLAGTYFQHHPGVTTMWLNGISLMAHCLLREWFPTALQLDQTGSLQACAQLLKAAPALPVESYVLVRVAQAVITSACMVFLYVLARQLLGQTVALLALVLLNLEPFFLSYQRLLTTDAFQTDFTILALLLLLLYLRGNGDRRPLVGSGVFMGLAAATKTPSLAVLPAITAWLVLIEVGAWRRSFPQRGWLRQALDLALWGVVIVATVFVIWPALWVAPIQTVTQLLSDLQSETERGYLFFWGQVTESPGPLFYPVLLAYRLSPVLELGLVFCLIALLTPRLRRSLSQVPEYLALALVPCFILLVFSAIDSKIDRYVMPMLPFLALLSAVGWQQASQWLTPWTKPLWEGRGSLLAKGFHSQTSSLVLVLLLAQLAVVLPHYPYYLTYYNPLLGGAPVAQRLLMLGNGEGLDLAASWLNQQPNAKTITAASWYLPSFAPYFQGKSVEINKLVTAGKNNFVNQPRWWEKVQRIVLYINQHQRQLPDPKILAYFAAQQPLHTVQLHGVDYAQIYSGPAVLPEEEASLANTQAVTFGEQVRLLGHKVESPQVRNGSDLVVTLYWQFLEPVPADTAIVLSLQDTKGVPRDRSTAPPLAGLLPLEQIAPGTVLRDSQRLSVPSDTPIGRYRLQVGWTVAGRDLTIQNGSDQTQRDQAILGEIEVTPS, from the coding sequence ATGACCTCCCCGAGGCAGCAGACCAGACCCGAAATATGGCTGCTAGTAGGGATTTTTCTTGGCTCGCTGCTTCTGCGCGTCCTTGCCAGCCAGGTGCCCATCAATGTAGATGAAGTGAAGTGGATGCACCGGGGTTTGGGCTTTCTGGGGGAACTGGTCGACCGCAACTTAGCAGGCACCTACTTTCAGCATCATCCTGGCGTCACCACTATGTGGCTCAACGGCATTAGCCTGATGGCGCATTGCCTATTGCGCGAGTGGTTCCCGACCGCGCTTCAACTCGACCAAACGGGCTCGCTGCAAGCCTGCGCTCAGTTGCTAAAAGCCGCTCCAGCTTTGCCGGTGGAATCCTATGTGCTGGTTCGAGTTGCCCAAGCGGTCATTACCTCGGCCTGCATGGTCTTCCTATACGTACTAGCGCGGCAGCTCCTAGGACAGACAGTGGCATTGCTGGCCTTGGTACTGCTAAATCTGGAACCATTTTTCCTGTCCTACCAGCGGCTGCTGACCACCGATGCCTTCCAAACCGATTTCACGATCCTGGCGCTGTTGCTGCTGCTACTCTATTTGCGAGGCAATGGCGATCGCCGACCGCTGGTGGGATCCGGCGTTTTTATGGGACTGGCAGCGGCCACCAAAACACCATCCCTGGCAGTCCTACCAGCCATCACCGCGTGGCTAGTCCTGATTGAAGTCGGTGCTTGGCGCCGCAGCTTTCCTCAACGCGGCTGGCTGCGGCAAGCATTGGACTTGGCCCTATGGGGGGTCGTCATTGTGGCAACCGTTTTTGTAATTTGGCCAGCCTTGTGGGTGGCACCGATACAAACGGTGACCCAATTGCTCAGCGATTTGCAGTCTGAAACCGAGCGGGGCTATCTCTTTTTCTGGGGACAAGTCACAGAATCGCCAGGTCCCCTGTTCTATCCGGTACTGCTGGCCTATCGGCTCTCACCCGTACTAGAGCTTGGGCTTGTCTTCTGCCTGATCGCCTTGTTGACACCCCGCTTACGACGGTCGCTATCCCAGGTTCCAGAGTACCTGGCGCTAGCGCTGGTGCCTTGCTTTATTCTGCTCGTGTTCTCAGCCATTGATAGCAAAATCGACCGTTACGTGATGCCCATGCTGCCCTTCCTGGCATTGCTCTCAGCGGTAGGCTGGCAGCAAGCGAGCCAGTGGCTTACCCCTTGGACGAAGCCGCTCTGGGAAGGTCGCGGCTCTCTGCTGGCAAAAGGTTTTCATAGCCAAACTAGCTCGCTAGTCCTGGTGCTGCTATTGGCGCAACTGGCGGTCGTATTGCCGCATTATCCCTACTACCTGACCTACTACAATCCTTTGTTGGGCGGTGCGCCCGTGGCTCAGCGGTTGTTGATGCTGGGGAACGGGGAGGGCTTAGATTTGGCCGCAAGCTGGCTGAATCAGCAGCCAAATGCCAAAACCATTACCGCTGCCAGTTGGTACTTGCCCTCATTTGCCCCTTATTTCCAAGGCAAGTCGGTTGAGATTAACAAGCTTGTAACCGCTGGAAAAAACAACTTCGTCAATCAGCCCCGCTGGTGGGAGAAGGTGCAGCGGATTGTCTTATACATCAACCAACACCAGCGACAACTGCCTGATCCCAAAATTTTGGCTTACTTCGCAGCGCAGCAACCCCTGCACACCGTGCAGTTACACGGAGTTGACTACGCTCAAATTTATTCGGGTCCAGCTGTTTTGCCGGAAGAAGAGGCAAGCCTAGCGAATACTCAAGCAGTCACTTTCGGCGAGCAGGTTCGCCTGCTCGGCCATAAAGTAGAGAGCCCTCAAGTACGCAACGGTAGTGATTTAGTTGTCACGCTTTATTGGCAATTCCTAGAGCCTGTGCCAGCGGACACTGCAATCGTACTGAGTTTGCAAGATACTAAGGGAGTTCCTAGAGACCGTTCGACTGCGCCTCCCCTAGCGGGTCTTCTACCTCTGGAACAAATCGCTCCAGGCACAGTCTTACGGGATAGCCAACGGCTAAGCGTACCTTCAGACACACCCATCGGACGTTATCGCCTTCAAGTCGGTTGGACGGTAGCTGGTCGTGATTTAACCATTCAGAACGGCTCGGACCAGACCCAGCGTGATCAGGCAATCCTAGGTGAAATTGAGGTAACACCGTCCTAG
- a CDS encoding glycosyltransferase, which yields METLVSVIIPCFNAQKWLAEAIDSCLAQSYARVEVIVIDDGSTDRCPEILKGYGKRIIWETGPRRGGNYARNRGFSLAKGDYIQYLDADDFLLPQKIEHQVRFLETTDADAVYGDWRHLHHRGNSKPELGPVEVSGAQDDILESLLRDWWASLNAYLFRRSVIEQSGGWDEALKVGQDRDFFISLALKGVSYAYQPGCYAIYRRYGNVTVSTANKVLWLENHWRVLAKAEAQLSQQDKLSVRYRRAMAESYFSMVRYCHDHITHEHRLRLLKKVVDLDPEFRAEDNRSLPYNLIESALGFLAAQRLHSYRRQIVLQLRQLQEKPARAPAIRRSQPVHPYP from the coding sequence ATGGAAACGCTAGTATCAGTCATTATTCCTTGCTTTAATGCGCAGAAATGGCTGGCAGAGGCAATTGATAGTTGTCTCGCGCAGTCCTACGCTAGGGTCGAGGTCATTGTCATCGATGATGGTTCGACCGATCGCTGCCCAGAGATCCTCAAGGGCTATGGCAAGCGCATTATCTGGGAGACCGGACCGCGTAGAGGTGGTAACTATGCTCGCAATCGAGGCTTCTCCCTGGCCAAGGGCGACTATATTCAGTACCTGGACGCCGACGATTTTCTGCTGCCGCAGAAAATCGAGCACCAAGTGCGCTTTCTAGAAACGACTGATGCCGATGCTGTGTATGGTGATTGGCGACACCTGCATCACCGCGGCAACAGCAAACCAGAGCTGGGACCAGTTGAAGTTTCTGGTGCTCAGGACGATATTTTAGAGTCACTTCTCCGCGATTGGTGGGCATCTTTGAATGCCTATCTCTTCCGCAGAAGCGTCATTGAACAAAGTGGCGGTTGGGATGAAGCCTTGAAAGTCGGCCAGGACCGGGACTTCTTCATCTCTTTAGCACTGAAAGGGGTGAGCTACGCTTATCAGCCCGGCTGTTATGCCATTTATCGCAGGTACGGCAATGTCACGGTCTCTACTGCCAACAAAGTGCTTTGGCTGGAAAATCATTGGCGGGTGCTAGCGAAAGCAGAAGCACAATTGAGCCAACAGGATAAACTTTCAGTTCGCTATCGACGGGCAATGGCGGAGTCCTATTTCTCGATGGTGCGCTATTGTCACGATCACATCACACATGAACATCGTCTGCGTTTGCTCAAGAAAGTGGTTGACCTAGACCCTGAATTTCGGGCTGAAGATAATCGCTCCCTCCCTTATAATCTGATCGAGAGTGCACTAGGCTTTTTAGCTGCACAAAGGCTACACAGCTACCGTAGACAAATCGTTCTACAGCTTCGGCAATTACAAGAAAAACCGGCTAGGGCACCTGCAATTCGTAGATCGCAACCGGTTCATCCTTACCCCTAA
- a CDS encoding adenylate/guanylate cyclase domain-containing protein gives MTSTTLVIVTIVSAVVWLWATNERDFYQEQKRAQAQSFALLLSQTSSGDLNEQNWSAIRVNLDLLLRDNPDFVYILVSDAKLDNQIVAASPSEFQEQYVPNLVPIGVTEAALAALEKPHTAETFILRDIIFPPNHQRAQRGERVIEVASAIHLATGGKLGTLRVGISLRQVDRAVALAVQKALLVGAFGLMFGLLSAYLLARHLSEPVRHLQSSAAKIASGDLHHRANLQRADEIGALATSFNEMSAALQASFSKLQKTLESFERFVPEKFLSVIAPEGIEQIQVGVAVTRQISILFTDIRGYTSLSEKLTPSEIFQFLNAYLACMGQVINEANGFIDKYIGDAIMALFDDEATDGVLQAALALRRTLTQFNAERLHQGLPQIDIGIGIHRGEVVMGTVGFTSRIESTVIGDPVNLASRVERLTKDYHCQILVTEPVVAALRHPDAFQLRLVSQCVKIRGKDEPVAIYELQVP, from the coding sequence TCGTCACGATTGTCTCTGCTGTGGTGTGGCTCTGGGCGACCAATGAGCGCGACTTCTATCAGGAGCAAAAGCGGGCCCAGGCTCAGTCCTTTGCCCTGCTGCTGTCGCAGACATCGAGTGGCGATCTCAATGAGCAAAACTGGAGTGCGATTCGCGTCAATCTCGACTTGCTACTACGCGACAATCCGGACTTCGTTTACATACTGGTGTCCGATGCGAAGTTAGACAACCAAATTGTTGCTGCCTCGCCCAGTGAGTTTCAGGAGCAGTACGTTCCTAACCTGGTGCCAATTGGGGTAACGGAGGCTGCGCTTGCGGCTTTGGAAAAACCTCACACTGCCGAAACGTTTATCCTGCGCGATATTATCTTTCCACCCAATCACCAACGGGCTCAACGCGGCGAACGGGTCATCGAAGTTGCCTCCGCTATTCACCTTGCTACTGGTGGAAAGCTCGGGACGTTGCGTGTGGGCATCTCACTGCGACAGGTAGATCGAGCTGTGGCGCTGGCAGTACAAAAGGCACTGCTCGTCGGGGCATTTGGTTTGATGTTTGGTTTGCTCAGTGCCTATCTGCTAGCTCGACATCTCAGTGAGCCGGTTCGCCATTTGCAAAGCAGCGCGGCCAAAATTGCCAGCGGCGATCTGCACCATCGCGCCAATTTGCAACGGGCTGATGAAATTGGCGCTCTAGCTACATCCTTCAACGAAATGTCAGCAGCGCTTCAGGCTTCCTTCAGCAAGTTGCAAAAAACTCTGGAATCTTTTGAGCGGTTCGTGCCCGAGAAATTTCTTTCCGTGATTGCGCCAGAGGGAATTGAGCAAATTCAGGTTGGTGTCGCAGTTACACGTCAAATTTCGATTTTATTCACAGATATTCGAGGCTACACCAGCCTCTCTGAGAAATTGACCCCCAGTGAAATCTTTCAATTTCTCAATGCCTATCTCGCTTGCATGGGCCAAGTGATCAACGAAGCCAATGGATTCATTGACAAATACATTGGCGATGCCATCATGGCTCTATTTGATGATGAAGCCACTGATGGAGTTTTGCAGGCAGCTCTGGCCCTGCGTCGTACCCTGACTCAATTCAACGCTGAGCGGCTTCACCAGGGTTTGCCACAAATTGATATTGGTATTGGCATTCACCGTGGTGAAGTTGTGATGGGCACAGTCGGCTTTACTTCGCGGATTGAATCCACCGTGATTGGTGACCCAGTGAATCTGGCTTCACGAGTCGAGCGCCTGACTAAGGACTATCACTGTCAAATTCTTGTGACTGAACCTGTGGTTGCGGCACTGCGTCATCCGGATGCCTTTCAACTGCGGCTAGTTAGCCAATGCGTGAAGATTAGGGGTAAGGATGAACCGGTTGCGATCTACGAATTGCAGGTGCCCTAG